In Longimicrobium sp., the sequence CGCCTTCGGCGAACGCCGGCACCACGAGGGCGGCGGGCCGGCGGCTGCCGTCCGGGTACCATCGCCCCACCCGCGCGGTCAGGGTGACGGTGAGTCCCTCAGCGGTTGCGCGTCCCCCCGGGCTGCGGTTGTCGTTCGCACGCGCCACGGGAAGCTGGCCACGATCTGCCCGCTGCGCATGAAGCTGCTGCGGAAGGACCATCGCCGCGGCCAGGGCACACAGGAGCGCGGCTCGTCCGGTCATGGCAGGCCTTTGGGAGCAGGGGGCAAATCCTCCACATTTTACCTTTTCAATGATCAGACACGAGCGGCCGGCGCACAAGGAGCCACTCCATCTACGGAAACCGGATATCCCCTGATCAGTGTGGTTTCTGCAGCGCGCAGGAGCGCACGTGCTCACCGTCCAGGACATTCAACCGGCGAAGCGCGGACAAGACACAACCACTCATCCGGACGGGATTGGCGGCAATGCAGATGAACGTTACGTTCCGAAGAGATCCCATTCTGGCGGAATCAACCTCCTTTTCGGCCCCGGGTCCTTGCGAATTTCTCCGATCCTTCACCGACGGGTGTCGTGGGTTCGCCCTCGTGGCCGATCCTTCCTTCCCATCGCCATCGTCCTCACCATGGTGCTCGTTGCGCCCGCTGCGAGCCAGGTTCACGGCGCGGTGATCGAGCCATCCGGGCGACCTGTCTCCGGGGTGGTCGTCGTAGCGTGGGTTGGTGGCCGATCCGTGGAGAGCGTACAGACGGATGAGCAGGGGCGCTTCACCATCTCCCGCCGTCCCCAGGGATCGGAGGCTGTTTTCCTGAGCTTCCGGGGGATGGGCTATCGCACCCGAACACTGGCGCTTACCTCCCACGATTCAAGCGTCCAGGTAGTCTTGCAGGCGGCTCCCCTGGCGCTGGCTCCCGTGATCGTCTCGACCGCTCCGCGCCGCCTCTGCCCCAACGTGGAAGATCCCCGGGCACGCATGCTCTGGGAGCGCATGCGCAGCCGTTATTGGGCGGAGCAAGCGGATACCGTGTTCATCTTCGGCTTCGTCGAGGTGCGCCAGGGGACAGAAACCAGGCAGGACGTCGACCTGGCCGATACTGGACATCCCAGCCACGGCTGGACCACCGGCGCCCTGGTCACGGCCGCACCTGGGCTAATGGCGCGCTCCGGATATGCCACGCCCGCGGCTGGGGGGGCCGGTGAGCGGACGGCCTTCTGGACGTATCGAGCCCTGGACTTCGGCCAGATGATGATCAGCTTCTGCCCGCGAAGCCGGCAGCCACGGGTCGGGCAGATCGAGGGCGTCCTGACATTGTCGGGAGATACAACCTTGGCGAGGGCCCGCTGGGCGTTCCGCACCCCACGCCCGGATGAGGATGCGGGCGGCGAGGCGTCCTACTACCAACCGGAGCCCGCCACGGGACGGGCTCTGCTCGCTCACCAGACGCGGTTCTGGAGGAAGACTACCAGGGGCCGCTACTACTTCGAGGCGCGCGAGTTCGTCGATTGGCGGCGGTGGAGCCGATAGGCGCCGCCCGAGCGCGGGAGGTCAGCTCCCGCGCCGCTTCCAGCGGCTCCGGTCCGCGCGGCCACGTCAGCCACGAGCGCCGGCACGTGGAGTCTCGTGCTCGACGCGCGGGCCGAGCGGAATTCAGAAGTTGATGCCTGCCTGCACTCCCACCGCGCCCCCGCTGGCTACGGCCGGCGCGATGCGCACCGCATGCGCACGCGTCATCTTTTCGTTGTGCTCGGTGACCGAGCGCGGTGCGGTGAGGATGCTGTAGGCGGCGCCCCCGATCATAAGGCCGCTGCCCATCACGTTCACCGCATCCCAGTGCAGGTCTCCACCCTCTGGATTGTCCATGTCGAACTCCGGCGAAGTCAGGATCTGGCTGATCACGGAGCCCAGGACGAGCGTCGCCCCGGCGCCGCGGATCTGGAGGCCCAACGACGTGCGGCGCGCGTCGCCTGCGTAGAAGTTCCCCGCGGATGGCGCGATCAGCGTTCCGTACGCGAAGAGCCAGTACCCCACGTCGCCCTTCCACTGCGATTCTACCCCCTGGTTCATCAGCGCCGCCCCCGTGCCCGTCGCGACCAGGGTATGCCCCAGGGCCAGCACCTGCGCTCGAGAGCGGCTCTTGGGCCGGGGCTGGTTCGCCACGCCCGATGCCGCGGGGCCGGCGGTGTCGCGTGCGCTGAGCGCAAGGGCTTGTGCCTGTCCGCGTACGGGCGAGGCGACCAGCGCCAGGGCGAACGCGGGGAGCAGGAGGTACACACGCATGGACGATGTCTCCGGGGATGGTGGGTGGAAGGACGTTCCCGTAAACGCACCAGACCAGGCCAGCGTGACGGAGGGGACGGCCGTCCGGGCAAGGGAACCGGCGGCCGACGGTAAAGTTTCGACACGGCGGAGAGCGCCCGGCCCGTCGCGCCCATCCCTGTGCGGACT encodes:
- a CDS encoding carboxypeptidase regulatory-like domain-containing protein gives rise to the protein MLTVQDIQPAKRGQDTTTHPDGIGGNADERYVPKRSHSGGINLLFGPGSLRISPILHRRVSWVRPRGRSFLPIAIVLTMVLVAPAASQVHGAVIEPSGRPVSGVVVVAWVGGRSVESVQTDEQGRFTISRRPQGSEAVFLSFRGMGYRTRTLALTSHDSSVQVVLQAAPLALAPVIVSTAPRRLCPNVEDPRARMLWERMRSRYWAEQADTVFIFGFVEVRQGTETRQDVDLADTGHPSHGWTTGALVTAAPGLMARSGYATPAAGGAGERTAFWTYRALDFGQMMISFCPRSRQPRVGQIEGVLTLSGDTTLARARWAFRTPRPDEDAGGEASYYQPEPATGRALLAHQTRFWRKTTRGRYYFEAREFVDWRRWSR